GCCCGAGGGCATGGCTTCCTTCCCCGACACGATCCTATAGAATGGTGCCTTGCTAGGGTGCAGGATACTCTCATAGATTCCCATCTAACTGAGGTTGACATAGAGGATGTTGATGATATTGCCACTATCCATTAGCACCTTTGAGAGGCATGTGGTGCCCATGATCCTACTAACCATGAGTAGGTAGCGCTCTGGATGAGGGATATGGTCTGAGTGACCCTCCTGGTCAAAAGTAATGACCATCTAGGACCATCAGAGCCATGTGAGACTATTGAGGGTATGAATGGTGTTCACTAATTGctcggtgatgcaacgttgctgGCAAGACTCATACGCTTgggagccaaagaagattacaAGGCAGCACATGGCCTTGGGGAACTCAGTGTCTTCATTTTGGATACTGTCTGCTAGCTCACTAGCCTTCAGGGTAGGCTTTAGGCCTTGATCGGTTAACCGAGGGTGTTATAGATGTAGCCCCTAATGGTGGCACATTCCTTGAGGTAGTGCTTGGCTTGCCTGCCATGGAACGAATAGGGGGCCTTGAgcgccttctcaaagtgtgtgaGACGTGAGGTGCACCTATGAGGCTGAGGTCTAGCGACGCGATCAGTCGAGGGCACCATTTCCTTCCCATGGTACTTCCAGTGCTTGTTCCTCTTGTCACGGCAGCACTAGGATGAGGCAGGGTTGTCACCGCTGTCTCCCACCACTAAGGTGGCTAGCAGCCTTAGCCTTACCACTGAAGTGGGTTTGGATGGCCTCCTCACCGATGGCAACTAGGTGGTAACATCTAGAAGCTCCCACATCATGCGTGGGATCTCGCGACTAAGCACGTGGATGTGTGCCTTGCATGTCATACTACAAATAAAGGCATTGATCACACTGGCATCGATGATGTTGGGGAGCTTGTTGTGCTTCTTGGAGAAGCACTGGATATACTCTTAGAGGGTCTCATCATATTTCTGCACACAATGGTGGAGATCCCATGAGTTTTCAAAATGATTTTACATACCTAGGAAGTGATTGATAAAGATGGAACAGAGATCGCCCTAGCAGTTGATGCGACTAGGCTTGAGTTATTTGAGTCACGCTTTGGTTGCGCTCGAGAGAAGCACAAGAAGGACCAGATAATGAAGTTGTCACTTGACCCCTGGCCCTCATGGTGAGGCAATAGTCCTCTAGCAAGTAGTCTGGGTTGGTAACACTGTTGTACTTGGAGATGTGCATTTGTGACTAGAATTGCCAAGGGTAGGGGTGTCTCAGATTGCTATCCTGAATGCCATAGGGCTGAAGTGATCTGGAACCGCACCCCTATCCCGTCACTCAGGAGTACAGGACTATGCCTGGGCATGGCCTCGGGCCTCAATGGTGTCATGGATATCGCGGTCATTACCGATATGGTGGTGTGTTGGCAAGCACTAAGGAAAAAGCTAGCACCTTCGCTCCTACCAGGGCTTGGTTCACCTAGCCCACAGACAGCTAGAGCTATCATTGGAGGAGTCACTACTATCTCTGCTTGTCGATAGGAGTGCATGTTAGAGTGGTCCCCATTGATGGTGGTCATTGGCTAGGACTATTGGAAGAGCATGGCATGATGTTAGGAGGCCAAACTCTCAGCCTGCTATTGGAGGGTGATGCAAAAGAGCCATCTTGCCTTGTGTAGCCACTCATTGGTCTTGGGGTATAGTGTGTCAGAGATGTACTCGAACCAGGAGGCGACGACCACCATGTTGTAGGCTGCTCGAGGCAAGCATAGGGCATAGGGAGCCCCTTGTGGGCATCATCATCAATGATGGGGTATTGCATGGCTTGCTACTGTGCAAGCTCCTACCTTTGGTGGTTGAGCTCTGCCTCGATCAGCGGCCTCTAGGTCCACCTGCCAAGCATTTAGGCAATCTGCCATCTACTAAAGCTAGTTCTTGTTGATATAGGGACTCTGGTCTGGTGGTGTGATCTTAGGCACTTCCTTGTCGAGGTCCTTACCATTGATGTGGTAGCACATGCGAGGTAGGCCATAGTAGTCGTTGTTGTTGGAGTTGTACTCTGGGCCATTTCGTGTGAGGATCTCAAGGAAGGTGCGCAGTGAGGGGACATTAGCCCTCATGTCAGTGAAGAGGATGGTGCCCTATGGCGCCTCATAACTAGCAAGGTGGTCCAGCTCTAGCTAAAAGGATGCTGCCACATTCTGGATCTCGAAAGGTAAGTCCAAGAGTTAGTACTAGAAGTGGTCTGGTGGTAGGAGCATCTCGCTGGTGGTGATCTAGTGGTGGATGATGGTGAGCATGTAGGACATCTGGCACTGGTCTGACATGGTTAGGTTTGGGCCCCAACCACATTGAATCTGTCAAGCTAGGACCTCGAGTTATGCTCCCAAGAGGCCTGATGGAGGGGGCAACATCGAGAACTTAGTGCTCCCTAGTGTGGCCCCATCAAGCAGATAAAGTTCACCAAAGTTGGGCAGCTAGCCTAGAGCGAAGGTGTCAGTCGTGATGAACTCGCTAGGGAAGCAGACGCCACCGTCTAGGGAAATGCTACTTGCAACAACAATGAGGCGGGTGGCTTCGGCCACTGTAGAGCCTGAATTGCACTTGATGTTGCCCTTATCTAGTGCACTAGCTATCATGAGGTTAGAACCATAGTAAgcattatggttcaatctagtgTTAGAGTATGTGTCTCCAGTGGCTCGAGTGGACTCAAGAACATAAGAATCAAAGAGAGGATGCAACAGTTTATCCTAGTTCAAGCCAATTGATGCCCTATGTTCAGCAACTGATGATATTTGTAGTCAAGAGCACTTAAAATTAGGTGATTACAATAGAGTGTACATGAGATTGAGAGAGATTTGGTAGTGGGTTAGCTCGGTGCTAATCCTTAGGTTCCCTTGCCACTGATGGAGCCTTTCCCTCATTGGAGAGGAGGAAGGCGATGGAAGCAGTGTAGGAGCTCTACGTGCCCCTCTTTAGGTTGCCCTGCTCTCGATGCTGAGCAACAATGGTGAAAGATCCGAATATGgtgagaggggggtgaatagcctagtCGAGGGCATCGAACGTGCCCGTAGCGTTCGATGCTCCCCTAAGAGGCGCACTGGATTGCACCATGTGTCCTCAGTCAAATGTGAACTATTGATCTCAAAAGGTCACTTAAACATTCAAGTTTGTTGGGACTGCTCGTCAGATGCATCAGGTGCAACATACCAGACGTGTGACCCTCACACCAGATGCTACTCAAAGAGTTTAGAAACTGCTCGAGGAGGCGTCGGGCATTCGATGGTACGCCATCGGACGCTCCTTGGCGTCTGATGCACACTACCGAAACCTCGCTCTCATGCAACGCTAATGTCACCTACTACAATGCGAGTACTGGAGCGTCTGATGATAGTGTTGAACGCTCCGACACATGGTTCACTCGCACGCTGCGTCACATGCATGCACGAGACGCTGGGCCAGTGTCCAACGCTGTCGAGACCACAAATTTGCTAACCACCGAGTGTTCTGCCTTGTGCACATGTGTTATcatattttcacaaacatttttcaagggttCAGTTAgcacactaggttctaaatgcatacagtgacacctagtggcacttgataactgcTTAGCTGAAGAATTTCccttttatagtacggctatctatcttaaatatgatcacaccctctatggtgtcttgatcaccaaaaccaaaaccctaagtaatacATTTGCCTTGATATCCATCggattttcttcttctctttcttcttttccaagttaagCACTtggtcatcttgtggtcatcaccaccatcaccatgatcatctcttgctccatcatttggcatgtaccaacctcatccaATCTACAcccacttagcatagaggttagtagtttgggtttcatcaattatccaaaaccaaactagggctttcaataggTCATGTACATGGAGGTTTGGGGGTTGACCCTATGGTCTACATGCATAGATGTGCTAGAGTCTAGGAGGGTCTTACAATGGTACTCTATGGACTGTGGTGATGTCTTGGTACCGAAGAAGCTCTAGGCGTCATTCAGCTCACATGTTCTAACACTCTGCGTGTTAGGCTATGTCGGCTTCAACTAGCCTCCCCTAGGTGCGCCTTCTAGACTCATCTTGGTGGCGAAGGAGGCTGGCTCAAGGGGCTGACACATGGTCCTGAAAGGCCTTGTGCCCTTAGAGGTCGAGGAGGAGTTTGTCTTCTTATGTCACACCTTGTGCGTGACCCTATTAGGGAGAGGTTGATGGAGCCATGCCCAAGGGGCAGCACTGGGGAGCCCTCAAGCCTTGATGGTATTCAAGGATGGGAAAGGGCCAAGGATCGGGTCTAAGCTCTTGATGATTAGGAGCCTAGGGCTCGGGCGAGCCCCTGAGCTTTGAGTTACCAGTTGTGCTCAGGCTCATCCTCTAAGGGTGCACATGAGCATACTTGATGGTATAGCCCCTGAGCCCTTGGGCAATCCTAGAGGGATCAGTCGAGGGTCTCTCGATTGAAAACCATTGACCCCGAGGCTTAACATACCTATATGTTAGGATCTCATCACTTACCTTTGTTAAAAAAACTACAAAATGAAATAACTTTAACGACAACTATGTCCTCCTAGATTCCATGGGAAGAGCCCAACAAATAGCTTCAAAGCAACACCAAAATTGATGACATCCAACTCATCAAGCTTAGAGAATTTTGGTGAACATCTGCCGCATGTTGAGACAATGGGAAACTTATGATCTAGTGGGGCGTTGACATAGTAATGATGCGGTGGATGGGATCATTGAAGGCGTAGAGTTGATCGCTGCTCGCATCTTCCTTGTGGTGTGCCTTCCAAGGAACCCTCATGCTACCGCCTGTAGCCATACCGTTGCTTGGACTTCCTGCTCTGACTTTTCCATGTTAGCATGGTGGCAGTTGAACATCACAACAAACCAATCCATCTCCTTTGTGAGACAGTGAGTCTCCTCAGTGAGGGTAGTGATTGGCTCATCACATGATGGTGATGGATGACCGACAGTAGAagccatagaaaaggatcccTGACTCATGATACTAGATGGTAGTCCATACGGAACATAGGGATGATAACCATTGCCAAAAGGAAGGACAGGCAAAGTCATGGAGAGAGACTACAATATTTGGGGGTAAGTTTGTTGTTCATGCTTCATTCAATTTCTCCTAGGTGTCGAGTCTCTGTCTCCTTGTTTCTCTCCCCAACATTAAATCTCATTAACTCTAATCTCTTCGTCGAAATTCTAATTGACATTATATCTAGTACCCTAGGATAGCGTCCTGGCTGCCCCACATGACAGATTTAGCCAACCTATATACAGAAGTAAGAACAGAGTTACATGTTACCTATAATGAAAGATGTTTGACCACGTGGGCATAGAAATATGTTTCCTAATAGACTTTGGTTTTGCCTAAAAACTTTCCTCAGACATATTGGTCATATCGAGGAAAGACTAAAGCATATCTTAGTTGTTCTGCCTGGGCATTTCTCATACTTCATCATCTGCAATATAGTGCATTCTAGCATCAAAAGTTATATCAATATAAGAGATTCTAAGAGGACATCAAGCATTCAAAAATTTTACCAAAGATAAGAGATTCTAAAAGGGACAAAACAAATTGCATTAAATAGGTGCATAAATTTGGTGGATATTTTATTGTTACTACCATTATACGTATCAATCAACACTATTAATCATGTTGATGATAGCACTATAATTTGTCCTAAGATCACTAGAATATGCATTATATTATAGGACAGATAGAGTATGCAGCAATTAATGTTAGTTACTTTTTTGTGTTAGTACTAAATTGATGAATACAGCCAAAGTGCCATGAAACACCTATCGTTGTTAAATGCAGAACTTCCACGCGGTTACTGTCAAAGAGGCTGTGCAATGCATAACTCCTTATTTAGAGGATACAAGCCAACCAAGTCAGCACATCTACTTCGATGGATGGAGAGGGCTTGGTGCATCTGCAGTCCTTACATCTATAGCCGAAGAGCCCCCGCCATCTGTGAGACACAAATTCGATAAAATCATCCATATTGATAGCTCTAGGTGGAAAAATCGGAGAGAACTCCAGAGGAAAATTGCACAGAAACTAGGGCTTCCTCAGCATGTAATGAACATTCTAGATAAACAAGATGAAGAGGACGATTTCAGCGGGGCAGATGAAGGCTCAAGGATTGAGATAGTAGCAGTCGGGAGAGAGATTCATCAAGCCCTGCAAGGACAGAGTTGTCTAGTAGTTTTCCATAATGGGAGCACTAACATGGTTGACTTGAATGATTTTGGCATTCCTCAACCTGCAGATCGATGGGCAAACTTTGTTCGGAAGGTATTGTGGACTTTCCGTGGAAGGCTTCATGCCATCCCAGGAATGAAGCTAGCAGCTGATCCAACACGTGCTCCTTCAACTTCAAATGCAGAATCAGCCAAGCCTAGTAATGGTAATCAAACACGGACAGATCAGAAACAGCTCTCAAGGGAAAATGTTCCAGCGACAGAGGGAGTAAATGTAGACAACTCACAAGTttatctttattcatttcttgaGGATAGTGAAAGTGAACAGTGGAATGGACTAGCACATGATGAAGCTGCAGAAATAGCTAAATACAGTCGTAAGCTTGGTGTCACCTTAGAAACAGCTGCATTGTGTTGCAAGTACATGTTGTTACTGAATTCCAGGGGTGTCGACACACTAGACTTCAACTGGGCCACCCATGCCTCCAACTATTGGGTTTGCGATGGAATTATACAAGAATACCAGCAGGACAAAGCATGGGAGGTAGCCACTGCTTTGCTCCAAGAAATGAAACTAGAGGAATTCTCATCTTATAAATTGCCCGAATTTGGTGATAAGACACGCTGGGTTGTAGCCACCGATCCTTATAGAGTTGAAGAAATTAAGCCAGAGACAACATCATTTTTCTTTGCCAACAATAGGGGACGGGGGGTAGCATCATTACCCACTAAAATATTCCAGAGATCTGCTGAGCAGCTTCATGTACTGAAACTTTGCCTCTGTACTTTCAGCTTTTCTTCACCGCCTTTCCTTCATTGTCAGAAGATAAGATTTCTTGGACTGGATAAGTGCAAGGATCAGCCAAAGAAACTAGAAGGAAAGGAGGAAGATGACAGACGAAAAAATAATTTCTTCCAGAGTCTATGGGTGCTTGACATATGTGACACAGATTGGGAACTGGACTTATCCCCGAATATAATTGAGAGTATGCTTCAAAACATTAGGGAGATACATATAAAGAGGGCAAGAATCTGGAGCAATAGTAATGCATGGACATGGAGACATGTACACAATATTCACAAGCTTCGAGTGATTGAACCTACATTGCATTGGAAAGACGAAGGTAAGGAAGAAGAGATGAAGGATGAATTCATGAATATGTCCAAGCTAGAGCTCCTTGATTTGTCAGGGAATAGCACAATAAAAGTTTTGCCAAGATTATCAGGTGCAACTAGCCTCAGCACTCTGGTTCTAGATGGCTGTATTGGGTTGACAACAGTTGCCCCTGAAGAGCTGCCACCATCCCTGGAAACATTTAGCTTTGATGCAGGGGAAGGAAAGCAAtacaacaagaaagctaagATCTCTCGCATCTCCATGGCTGGTTGTGCAAGGCTGGAGAACTTCAGATTGCGTGGATCTCTTCCGAATCTTGAGGAGCTGGACCTTTCCAACACATCGGTCAAAACACTTGACCTGAAAGATGAGGTGGTGCAGGTCCCATTCCTGCAACGACTCATTTTGTTGGGATGTGAGCAAATCCGTGCTATACTTTGGCCAAAGGCTGGAATGCCCAAACTAGTGGTGCTGCGCATTGACACTCGAGGAGGCACAGAAGAAGCTAGATCAGAAACACCTCATGATGCTGATTACTCTTTGGTCATCAGCAAGGAACATGAAGAGATGTGCCTTGCACATGTTGCTGTTACGGACATGAGGTTGCTTCAGTCGTTGCTGCTTGCAGGTAGCAACAAGTTTTGCTGGAACACAACTACATTTAATCTGATTCTGTACTTGTCTTCTTCTAGCAAAAATGATGATGGGCAAAACAACAGGAAGGAGAAAATTGGCCTCCCATCGGTTGCATCACATCTGCACAAGTCCCCAGTTCTCAAGAGTCACCAGATCTATAGTGATATCAACACTAATGAGGCAACTGGCAATCATAGTGCGCCGCAGTTTCAACTACTAGACTTTCATGTAGAGATTGTTGAGGAAATAAGCAGTGATAATGTGGTCACCGAACAAGCAATCAGGGCTGTGAGGTTTGTTCTTAGTAAGGTCAACTCATTGCATGTGCACGACAACTTTTCCATCAACACTGTTATTCCCGAAAGCATGGTCACCCGTGAAAGTTGGTCCAATCTCAAGTTCTGCTCCATCGAAAGATGCCCTGATTTGAACATTGTGTTCACCACTGACGATGTGTTCTGCTTCCCTGAACTAGAGACATTTTTGGGGGCTCATCTTTTGACTGCACGCTGTATCTGGAGCAAAGGATGGCTAGCCCTTCCATATTCTGGAAAACTTCGGGCTATAAATCTGCACTTGTGCCCTAGGCTCACATTTGTCCTCCCGTTATCATGGTCCCAAACCTTGTCATCACTAGAGACCCTTCGCATCATCTACTGTGGTGACCTCAATCAGGTCTTCCCCGTGGAAGCAGAGTTTCTGAAGGAATCATCTACTGGCCATCCAAGACATGAACTGGAACTTCCAAACCTGAAGCACATACACCTGCATGAGCTCCCCAAGCTTCATCAGATATGCGAGGTCAAGATGTTCACTCCCAAGCTCCAGACCATCTGGGTGAGGGGATGCTGGA
This window of the Sorghum bicolor cultivar BTx623 chromosome 7, Sorghum_bicolor_NCBIv3, whole genome shotgun sequence genome carries:
- the LOC8069856 gene encoding uncharacterized protein LOC8069856, producing MEKELMLRRGQGPLKGTSEPNAPGETAVRKVEKIEFQNLINRPSVYSPGLPRKDGEFSLPMHPSYPRRVSVDDLDARAARFIAEKRRLFHLIGNRPGNYSNNEQLPGGDWQLPPAVPFDDPYEQLPATLFDIPSERSPIERPRAWKNFHAVTVKEAVQCITPYLEDTSQPSQHIYFDGWRGLGASAVLTSIAEEPPPSVRHKFDKIIHIDSSRWKNRRELQRKIAQKLGLPQHVMNILDKQDEEDDFSGADEGSRIEIVAVGREIHQALQGQSCLVVFHNGSTNMVDLNDFGIPQPADRWANFVRKVLWTFRGRLHAIPGMKLAADPTRAPSTSNAESAKPSNGNQTRTDQKQLSRENVPATEGVNVDNSQVYLYSFLEDSESEQWNGLAHDEAAEIAKYSRKLGVTLETAALCCKYMLLLNSRGVDTLDFNWATHASNYWVCDGIIQEYQQDKAWEVATALLQEMKLEEFSSYKLPEFGDKTRWVVATDPYRVEEIKPETTSFFFANNRGRGVASLPTKIFQRSAEQLHVLKLCLCTFSFSSPPFLHCQKIRFLGLDKCKDQPKKLEGKEEDDRRKNNFFQSLWVLDICDTDWELDLSPNIIESMLQNIREIHIKRARIWSNSNAWTWRHVHNIHKLRVIEPTLHWKDEGKEEEMKDEFMNMSKLELLDLSGNSTIKVLPRLSGATSLSTLVLDGCIGLTTVAPEELPPSLETFSFDAGEGKQYNKKAKISRISMAGCARLENFRLRGSLPNLEELDLSNTSVKTLDLKDEVVQVPFLQRLILLGCEQIRAILWPKAGMPKLVVLRIDTRGGTEEARSETPHDADYSLVISKEHEEMCLAHVAVTDMRLLQSLLLAGSNKFCWNTTTFNLILYLSSSSKNDDGQNNRKEKIGLPSVASHLHKSPVLKSHQIYSDINTNEATGNHSAPQFQLLDFHVEIVEEISSDNVVTEQAIRAVRFVLSKVNSLHVHDNFSINTVIPESMVTRESWSNLKFCSIERCPDLNIVFTTDDVFCFPELETFLGAHLLTARCIWSKGWLALPYSGKLRAINLHLCPRLTFVLPLSWSQTLSSLETLRIIYCGDLNQVFPVEAEFLKESSTGHPRHELELPNLKHIHLHELPKLHQICEVKMFTPKLQTIWVRGCWSLKRIPATTDRPDSHPVVDCEKDWWNKLEWDGKKARHHPSLFELRHSKYYKKTLLRCSVLR